A window of Candidatus Paceibacterota bacterium contains these coding sequences:
- the recA gene encoding recombinase RecA, with amino-acid sequence MPKNKKIETGDNLEDTVEAIKDKFGEGAIMKLGEVKAVDVEAIPTSSITLNLALGIGGFPKGRIIEVFGPESSGKTTVALHAIAEVQKKGDIAAFVDAEHALDPDYGKRIGVKVNDLLISQPDTGEQALDIVETLVRSGKVSLIVVDSVAALTPRSEIEGEMGDQQIGLQARLMSQALRKLTAIAAKSGTAIIFLNQTRMKISTFGFGNPETTPGGKALKFYASVRVDLRPIAKIKRGEDIVGNRIKVKIVKNKVAPPFRTGEFDIIYNEGISRYSDVINAGVKYGVVNKKGNTFEFESTKLGSGLEKAKSFLSDNPKIAKQIEKKIIEKWQQERKE; translated from the coding sequence ATGCCAAAAAATAAAAAAATTGAAACAGGAGATAATTTAGAAGATACAGTCGAAGCAATAAAAGATAAATTTGGAGAGGGGGCTATAATGAAGCTTGGAGAGGTAAAAGCAGTTGATGTTGAGGCTATTCCTACCTCATCAATTACATTAAACCTTGCCCTTGGTATTGGTGGTTTTCCAAAGGGGAGAATAATTGAAGTTTTTGGGCCAGAAAGCTCTGGAAAAACAACTGTAGCATTACATGCAATCGCTGAAGTTCAAAAGAAAGGAGATATTGCGGCATTTGTTGATGCAGAACACGCCTTAGATCCTGATTATGGAAAAAGAATTGGCGTTAAAGTAAACGATCTTTTAATTTCACAGCCAGACACAGGTGAACAAGCCTTGGATATTGTAGAGACTCTCGTAAGATCCGGAAAAGTTTCTTTAATTGTTGTTGACTCGGTGGCTGCATTGACTCCTCGTTCTGAAATTGAGGGAGAAATGGGGGATCAGCAAATTGGATTACAGGCAAGATTAATGTCACAGGCTCTAAGGAAATTGACAGCAATTGCTGCAAAATCTGGAACTGCAATTATATTTTTGAACCAAACCAGAATGAAAATTTCAACATTTGGTTTTGGAAATCCAGAAACTACTCCTGGCGGTAAAGCCCTTAAGTTTTATGCATCAGTTAGGGTGGATTTAAGACCAATTGCAAAAATTAAGAGAGGCGAAGATATAGTTGGAAATCGCATTAAGGTAAAGATAGTTAAAAATAAAGTAGCCCCCCCTTTCAGGACCGGCGAATTTGATATTATTTATAATGAAGGTATTTCAAGATATAGTGATGTTATAAACGCCGGAGTAAAATATGGCGTTGTAAATAAAAAAGGGAACACTTTTGAATTTGAGAGTACAAAGCTTGGAAGTGGATTAGAAAAAGCAAAATCATTTCTTTCAGATAATCCTAAAATAGCTAAACAAATTGAGAAAAAAATTATAGAAAAATGGCAGCAGGAACGAAAAGAATAA
- a CDS encoding MGMT family protein, with the protein MRSNFKIRVYEIVKGIDRGKVMTYKEVADVAGFPGAWRAVGSVLNKNKNPKIPCHRVIRSDGKLGGYNKGLDLKKKILQEEDFRNEI; encoded by the coding sequence ATGCGTTCCAATTTTAAAATAAGAGTCTACGAGATTGTAAAAGGGATAGACAGAGGTAAAGTGATGACATATAAAGAAGTCGCAGATGTTGCGGGATTTCCAGGGGCGTGGCGGGCTGTTGGCAGTGTTTTGAACAAAAATAAAAATCCTAAAATTCCCTGCCATAGAGTTATAAGGTCAGATGGGAAGCTTGGGGGTTATAATAAAGGGTTAGACCTTAAGAAGAAAATACTTCAAGAAGAAGATTTTAGGAATGAAATATAA
- a CDS encoding bis(5'-nucleosyl)-tetraphosphatase — MKKEKSAGAIIFRKGGGKIYYLLLHYEAGHWDFPKGHVEEGENEKTASLREIKEETSIEEIDFIEGFRERITYFFKESYKKKKGPLIFKEVIFYLAETKDKEVKISHEHIDFAWLLYDEAFKKITFRNAKEILNKANNFLLEYKFSQQKIDFK, encoded by the coding sequence ATAAAAAAAGAAAAATCAGCAGGCGCAATTATTTTTCGCAAAGGGGGTGGTAAAATTTACTACCTTCTTTTACATTATGAAGCCGGTCATTGGGATTTTCCCAAGGGTCATGTTGAGGAAGGCGAGAATGAAAAAACAGCCTCTTTAAGAGAAATTAAAGAGGAAACAAGTATAGAGGAAATTGATTTTATTGAAGGATTCCGGGAAAGGATAACTTATTTTTTTAAAGAAAGTTACAAAAAAAAGAAAGGGCCACTTATTTTTAAAGAAGTTATTTTTTATTTAGCAGAAACAAAAGACAAAGAAGTGAAAATTTCCCATGAGCACATAGATTTTGCTTGGTTATTATACGACGAAGCTTTTAAAAAAATAACCTTTAGGAATGCTAAAGAAATTTTAAATAAAGCTAATAATTTTCTTTTAGAATATAAATTTAGTCAACAGAAGATAGATTTCAAATAA
- a CDS encoding glycosyltransferase, translated as MMLEKVKTKKQDFKRYRGLISEVLFAEVKKLARKLRDLKVVHVNSTPEGGGVAEILKTLVPLMENVGLCAEWYTIPGDEEFFDKKFLHDSLQGAKKNIPDDFFDYYLSHLENIAKLFNDIKADVWVIHDPQPAGLIKFVPHMHPAISRFHIDTSSPNKKTFDFFLPILEAYDKIIFSAEDFACKEIPKDKINIFQPAIDPFSLKNKTMSSTQIKTILKKLGINSKKPLISQISRFDLWKDPLGVLKAYKIAKKKVPELQLVLAGIFLAKDDPGSEKMYKEIKKRTIKEKDVFLFGEPKTTKGIDVDIFVNVIQRASNVVLQKSIKEGFGLTVTEAMWKGKVVIGGNIGGIKKQIKNEENGFLVKSPEETAKKIIKIIEDKKLRRKIGRKARESVKENFLMSRLLRDYLSLFREIM; from the coding sequence ATGATGCTAGAAAAAGTAAAAACAAAAAAACAAGATTTTAAAAGATATAGAGGACTTATTAGTGAGGTTCTTTTTGCGGAAGTTAAAAAATTAGCAAGAAAATTGCGAGATTTAAAAGTCGTTCATGTAAATTCAACCCCAGAAGGCGGGGGAGTAGCCGAAATTTTAAAAACACTTGTTCCTTTAATGGAAAACGTGGGGCTTTGTGCAGAATGGTATACAATTCCGGGGGATGAGGAATTTTTTGATAAAAAGTTTCTGCATGATTCTTTGCAGGGCGCAAAGAAAAACATACCAGATGATTTTTTTGATTATTATCTTTCTCATTTAGAAAATATTGCAAAACTTTTTAATGATATTAAAGCAGATGTTTGGGTAATACACGATCCTCAACCTGCAGGATTGATTAAATTTGTGCCTCACATGCATCCTGCAATTTCTCGTTTTCATATAGATACTTCTTCTCCAAATAAAAAAACTTTTGATTTTTTTCTGCCAATTTTAGAAGCTTATGATAAAATAATTTTTAGCGCAGAAGATTTTGCTTGCAAGGAAATTCCAAAGGATAAAATTAATATTTTTCAACCAGCTATTGATCCTTTCTCACTAAAGAATAAAACAATGTCAAGCACTCAAATAAAAACTATACTTAAAAAATTAGGAATTAATTCAAAAAAACCTTTAATTTCTCAAATTTCAAGATTTGACCTATGGAAAGATCCTCTAGGCGTTTTAAAAGCATATAAAATAGCAAAAAAGAAAGTTCCAGAATTACAACTTGTACTCGCTGGTATTTTTTTAGCAAAGGACGATCCCGGAAGTGAGAAAATGTATAAAGAAATTAAAAAAAGAACAATTAAAGAGAAAGATGTTTTTTTATTTGGAGAACCCAAAACCACAAAAGGAATAGATGTAGATATTTTCGTGAATGTAATCCAAAGAGCATCAAATGTTGTTTTGCAAAAATCAATAAAAGAAGGATTTGGTCTTACAGTTACCGAAGCGATGTGGAAAGGGAAGGTTGTTATCGGTGGAAATATCGGAGGCATTAAAAAACAAATAAAAAATGAAGAAAATGGATTTTTAGTAAAGTCACCTGAGGAAACTGCAAAAAAAATTATAAAAATAATTGAAGATAAAAAACTTAGAAGAAAAATAGGAAGAAAGGCGAGGGAATCTGTAAAGGAAAATTTTTTAATGTCAAGACTACTAAGAGATTATCTTTCTTTATTTAGAGAAATAATGTAA
- a CDS encoding CDP-archaeol synthase has translation MIQNINSPSFFYFVLSCLYFFTPGLITNMMASLTRRIPFLKKFDKPLDFGKTINGKVILGVSKTWRGFTFGPLFGFLVIFLQAYLYRYDFFQKISFINYNTINILLFGFLMCFGAMFGDAFFSFFKRRFNIKPGTPWIPFDQLDFVIGAFLFLTPYLNFYLHLNFGILHWVFIMAISFLLHVVTNNIGYYTGIQKNRW, from the coding sequence TTTTTTACACCCGGTCTTATTACTAATATGATGGCGTCTTTAACTCGTCGAATTCCATTTCTTAAAAAATTTGACAAGCCTCTTGATTTTGGAAAGACGATAAACGGAAAAGTAATTCTTGGCGTTTCAAAGACATGGAGAGGATTTACTTTTGGTCCTCTTTTTGGTTTTCTGGTTATTTTTTTACAGGCTTATCTTTACCGCTATGATTTTTTCCAAAAGATTAGTTTTATAAATTATAATACTATTAATATTCTGCTTTTTGGTTTTTTGATGTGTTTTGGCGCAATGTTTGGCGATGCGTTTTTTTCTTTTTTTAAACGTCGTTTTAACATCAAGCCCGGCACTCCCTGGATACCATTTGATCAGTTAGATTTTGTTATTGGCGCTTTTTTATTTTTAACTCCATACTTAAATTTTTATTTGCATCTTAACTTTGGTATTTTGCACTGGGTTTTTATAATGGCAATATCTTTCCTTTTGCATGTTGTTACAAATAACATAGGTTATTACACTGGCATTCAGAAAAATAGATGGTAA
- the rplT gene encoding 50S ribosomal protein L20: protein MVRVKRSITAKKKRKKALKEAKGFKWSRKTRYRQAKEALMHAKSYQYRDRRRKKRERRSLWQIRINAAVRKENLSYSKFINLLKKKKIEIDRKILSEIAKNHPEIFKKIIETVKEK from the coding sequence ATGGTTAGAGTAAAAAGATCAATAACGGCAAAGAAAAAAAGAAAAAAAGCTTTAAAAGAAGCTAAGGGTTTTAAATGGTCAAGAAAAACAAGATATAGACAAGCTAAAGAAGCTTTAATGCATGCCAAGTCATATCAATACAGAGATAGACGCAGAAAAAAAAGAGAAAGAAGAAGTCTTTGGCAAATAAGAATTAATGCTGCTGTGAGAAAAGAAAACCTTTCTTATAGTAAATTTATCAATCTTCTGAAAAAGAAAAAAATAGAAATTGACAGAAAAATACTTTCAGAAATTGCAAAAAATCATCCCGAAATTTTCAAAAAAATAATAGAAACTGTAAAAGAAAAATAA
- the smpB gene encoding SsrA-binding protein SmpB — protein sequence MRIFAKNRRAFFDYQIIEKYEAGIELFGFEVKSIKNGKISLRGSFVIESRGEIYLLNASISPYQPKNTPKEYEPTRRRKLLLKKKEINTLIGKSKQQGLTLIPLRVYNKGYKIKIEIALAKSKKKFQKKEKKKERDIKREMERETKENL from the coding sequence ATGAGAATTTTCGCAAAAAATAGAAGAGCTTTTTTTGATTATCAAATAATTGAAAAATACGAAGCTGGTATTGAGCTTTTTGGTTTTGAAGTAAAATCAATTAAAAATGGGAAAATTTCACTTAGAGGCTCTTTTGTAATTGAAAGTAGGGGAGAAATTTACTTGTTAAACGCCTCTATTAGTCCATATCAGCCAAAAAACACGCCAAAAGAGTACGAGCCGACACGCAGAAGAAAACTACTTTTAAAGAAAAAAGAAATCAACACTTTAATCGGCAAATCAAAACAACAAGGATTGACATTAATTCCTCTTCGGGTATATAATAAGGGGTACAAAATAAAGATAGAGATAGCTCTTGCAAAAAGCAAAAAGAAATTTCAGAAAAAAGAAAAAAAGAAAGAAAGGGATATAAAAAGAGAGATGGAAAGAGAAACGAAAGAAAATTTATAA
- a CDS encoding 50S ribosomal protein L35 → MKTRKSITKRFKITKSGKVLHRMPGQNHFRAKKTGNQIRQKRKFVELDKKTAKKIKQALKFAPRKKSKK, encoded by the coding sequence ATGAAAACAAGAAAATCAATTACAAAACGTTTTAAAATTACAAAATCAGGAAAGGTCTTGCATAGAATGCCAGGGCAAAACCACTTCAGAGCAAAAAAAACAGGGAATCAAATCAGACAAAAAAGAAAATTTGTGGAGCTCGACAAAAAAACAGCAAAAAAAATTAAACAGGCATTAAAATTTGCTCCCAGAAAAAAATCTAAAAAATAA
- the infC gene encoding translation initiation factor IF-3 — protein MRKPRVNNQITEREIRVIGKEGENLGVLSLEESLQYAKECGLDLIEISRNSNPPVCKVMDLGKYMYQEEKKAKKKRKGAKIGKLKNIRISLRISEHDLETKINQTKKFLEKGYKARIEVFLRGREKALSNLAREKLETVFGNINTKMPLKKEGEIKRNPRGMEIIISKK, from the coding sequence CTGAGAAAACCAAGGGTCAACAATCAAATAACAGAAAGAGAAATTAGGGTTATAGGCAAAGAAGGAGAAAATTTAGGAGTTCTTTCTCTTGAAGAATCACTCCAATATGCAAAGGAGTGTGGTTTGGATTTAATAGAAATTTCAAGAAACAGTAATCCTCCAGTTTGTAAGGTAATGGATCTTGGAAAATACATGTATCAGGAAGAAAAAAAAGCAAAAAAGAAAAGGAAAGGGGCAAAAATTGGAAAATTAAAAAATATTAGAATATCACTTAGGATTTCTGAACATGATCTTGAGACTAAAATAAATCAAACAAAGAAATTTTTAGAAAAGGGCTATAAAGCTAGAATCGAAGTCTTCCTTAGGGGAAGAGAAAAAGCCTTATCTAATTTAGCAAGAGAAAAACTCGAGACTGTTTTTGGAAATATAAACACAAAAATGCCCTTAAAAAAAGAGGGTGAAATAAAAAGAAATCCAAGAGGAATGGAAATAATAATATCAAAGAAATAA
- a CDS encoding YraN family protein, producing the protein MLKEKKLGNIGEDIAKEYLLSKKYKILERNFRRPWGEIDIIAEKNKKIIFFEVKTLRYFSDEFYFLPEEQVGYQKRVKIIRTARLYLSEKKIPNEWQIDVIGIQFTKENKCRLRHTKNAIVD; encoded by the coding sequence GTGTTAAAAGAAAAAAAATTGGGAAATATCGGAGAAGATATCGCAAAGGAATATCTTTTAAGTAAAAAGTATAAAATTTTAGAAAGAAATTTTAGGAGGCCTTGGGGCGAGATTGATATTATCGCAGAAAAAAACAAGAAAATTATTTTTTTTGAAGTAAAAACTCTTCGATATTTTTCTGATGAGTTCTATTTTTTACCAGAAGAGCAAGTTGGTTACCAAAAAAGAGTTAAAATTATAAGAACAGCAAGACTTTATCTTTCGGAGAAAAAAATTCCTAATGAATGGCAGATTGATGTAATTGGAATTCAATTTACTAAAGAGAATAAGTGCCGCCTAAGACACACAAAAAACGCGATTGTAGATTAA